The Montipora foliosa isolate CH-2021 chromosome 1, ASM3666993v2, whole genome shotgun sequence genome has a window encoding:
- the LOC137980841 gene encoding adenosine receptor A3-like, translating to MANYSLDKQNNTLEGRLTTISPSECIAWLTVLCTIGIAIVTVNGLAVIVYLKEPSLRKRSMYLVISLAVADMFVGGVSLSIRVFNSGRNCSVWESHLSPAGESMLIAILFVFAGASVTHLAVISLERVHATFRPLKHRLLKKWIFGASIAAAWLIGVINSAYLYLDIIFKLKGPWEFYSYLSLAACCFFIIIVSYSPIVVKMYCGTYPHYHGAVSRERKLTKTLFIMTLVSSALLLPYILSYFLIFSKRPFHAFSRQANHLRFFLVSLVYANSVVNPIMYAYRMPEFKRAMSSVLGCRPSAQVFPQSDS from the coding sequence ATGGCTAACTATTCCTTGGATAAGCAAAATAACACACTTGAAGGACGATTAACGACAATTTCTCCATCGGAGTGCATTGCTTGGCTTACAGTACTGTGTACTATAGGTATTGCCATAGTAACGGTCAATGGCCTTGCAGTCATTGTTTATCTCAAAGAGCCCAGTCTTCGCAAGCGTAGCATGTACTTGGTGATCAGTCTGGcagttgcagacatgtttgttgGAGGAGTCTCGCTGAGCATACGCGTGTTCAATTCAGGACGTAATTGCAGCGTTTGGGAGAGCCATTTGTCGCCAGCCGGGGAAAGTATGTTAATTGCTATCCTTTTCGTCTTCGCAGGAGCCTCGGTGACACACCTTGCTGTTATTTCTTTGGAGCGAGTGCACGCCACGTTTCGTCCATTAAAGCATCGTCTCCTCAAAAAGTGGATCTTTGGCGCGTCTATTGCGGCCGCTTGGTTAATTGGTGTGATAAACTCCGCTTACCTGTACCTGGAtatcatttttaaattaaagggTCCTTGGGAATTTTACTCATATTTGTCACTAGCGGCCTGTTGCttttttattatcattgtttCATATTCACCGATCGTTGTTAAAATGTACTGCGGAACTTATCCTCACTACCATGGCGCAGTAAgtcgagaaagaaaactgaccaagacactTTTCATAATGACACTTGTATCTTCAGCGTTGTTGCTACCGTACATTCTTTCTTATTTTCTCATATTCTCCAAAAGACCTTTTCATGCCTTTTCCAGGCAAGCAAATCATTTGCGTTTCTTTTTGGTTTCTTTAGTTTATGCCAATTCCGTGGTCAATCCCATTATGTATGCCTATAGAATGCCAGAATTTAAGAGAGCTATGTCTTCAGTCTTGGGCTGTAGACCAAGTGCTCAGGTTTTTCCTCAGAGTGATTCTTAA